Proteins from one Podarcis raffonei isolate rPodRaf1 chromosome 1, rPodRaf1.pri, whole genome shotgun sequence genomic window:
- the LOC128402085 gene encoding microtubule-associated protein futsch-like — MDDSEPAFDQVIPGNEDMLGAEEQNCNEMCQPESETSFRKQSRSSSPHILGQEQAISLLEETEQPVVQDSRYEKLESRRSSQQSIQNPQSRKSSQGKALDKTELMDERCWISEKTGIKMISGSQQTSFVWGPETLEEILRPFHEAAISRAAYANTKVEPPVAQDSHHSIQQPEGQESRRASQLPIANESRRSIPQVAERKESIKGRQQNAVHESRCSIQQPEGKESRQTSQQALAEESYYITQQPKEQESKTGNQLPKRQGSYQMPEDKRIKRLKKMHRNITDQAQQTDSAESLKRELFEKSLQTDSHGSSAISATSELQGSRHGSRQSNLQKIDQESFPVQLQDPSSGNQPSEAPGIYHGRLPHELSSNGTKQFDVQDLHRGSLPAHLQHEVQEFRRCSLPLELQDSLRNTKQAEIQEFRYSNILAAVEDLGETPLEAEEENFQSSPPLELEVCHQPNQQDIEQDSQQDNQKPQETECKVDRETETEGPISLDSKTAPLKQKASFAQQTYSIISIEESTWLNRRSGKLIRNLSQQTDCSWLQANREREKKLGDQEMMTSCETGVQKSTCPKSEKEVQAPAWKDIEKPMEDDPWLVRKQSAVPQKDSEVLMGLKSRRGSEMPEYLRSTGQPSMPENWRDSAALEIPKDSEQPEFTGSEKAGDLSAVPELLQSSKQLFMLDSQRGRQQSLVLESKLDSDQPAVPESWMGSEEPVEREKHSQPPTAPVSRRGSEKPGEPESRKPSELRTLPESQKDSQPPTAAVSQRGSEQPFVPESGKQSEHRTLPESQKDSQPPTAAVSRRGSEQSVVPESRKQSELRTLPESQKDSQPPTAAVSWRGSEQPVVPESRKQSEHRTLPESQKDSQPPTAAVSRRGSEQPFVPESRKQSELHTLPESQKDSQPPTAAVSRRGSEQPFVPESRKQSELRTLPESLKDSQPPTAAVSRRGSEQPVVPESRKQSEHRTLPESQKDSQPPTAAVSRRGSEQSVVPESRKQSELRTLPESQKDSQPPTAAVSRRGSEQPVVPESRKQSEHRTLPESQKDSQPPTAAVSRRGSEQSGVPESRKQSEHRTLPESQKDSQPPTAAVSRKGSEQPVVPESRKQSELRTLPESQKDSQPPTAAVSRRGSDQPGVPESRKPSELRTLPESQKDSQPPTAAVSRRGSEQPGVPESRKQSELRTLPESQKDSQPPTAAVSRRGSEQPGVPESRKPSELRTLPEPQKDSQPPTAAVSRRGSDQPAVPESWMGSEEPVMPEPQKDSQPTTAAVSRRGSDQPGVPESRKPSELRTLPEPQKDSQPPTAAVSRRGSEQPGVPESRKPSELRTLPEPQKDSQPPTAAVSRRGSEQPFVPESRKQSELHTLPESQKDSQPPTAAVSRRGSEQPFVPESRKQSELHTLPESQKDSQPPTAAVSRRGSEQPFVPESRKQSELRTLPESQKDSQPPTAAVSRRGSEQPVVPESQSDKSLGTGAKLGAEKESEVPSAAASETSQTKRKTSFSAKAQQTYSIISLEINTWINRKTGTLMSCSSQQTEGSWLQDYIAKKLRRASKGSMDRSAAPEPSKPGSESDGKDEVEQELTCKKEFPTENKGATAVLIAAQTLMSPEEGEEELLHLENKLAVRSQQNEMPPSQGECIQEDMPQFQWDSQKRAVPEPDMVESRRGSQQAVVQESRRGSQQAEVQESRRGSQQAEVQESRRGSQQAVVQESRRGSQQAEVQESRRGSQKAEVQESRRGSQQAVVQESRRGSQQVEVQESRRGSQKAEVQTEVQESRWGSQQAVVQESRRGSQQAEVQESRRGSQQAVVQESRRGSQQAEVQESRRGSQQAVVQESRRGSQQAEVQAEVQESRRGSQQAEVQESQWGSQQVEVKESRRGSQKEVVQESRRGSQQSEVQTEKQESWWGSQQAVVQESRQGSQQAVVQESRRGSQQAEVQESRRGSQQAAVQESRRGSQQAEVQTEVQELRRGSQQAVVQESRRGSQQAAVQESRRGSQQAEVQTEVQELRRGSQQAVVQESRRGSQQAPVQESRRGSQQAPVQESRRGSQQAEVQTEVQESRRGSQQAPVQESRRGSQQAPVQESRRGSQQAEVQTEVQESRRGSQQAVVQESGRGSQQAVVQESRRGSQQAEVQTEVQESRWGSQQAVVQESRRGSQQAVVQESRRGSWQAEVQTEVQESRRGSQQAVVQESRRGSQQAVVQESRRGSQQAEVQESRRGSQQAEVQESRRGSQQMEVQGSRRGSQPAGVPQSRQGSLQGKELKMEKEYKTQQVLGDAFHFSNTIWNTLGNPTQQPDESASKGTLGSLSSYTEGEDAAQQTYSIISLEDGIWLNRKTGKFLFSHGQQTNKSSLGGVNGGAVEDGRDTVGSRKTMKSVGQSGENSCCSSVQSESCSSSMSIVQPWEELQDPYEKVISNHQSATTLLSIDTYVDLEHESKVTYNVVSAPEGSWINIRTGRLVVSHTQQTDESSFQKPGTDSQAAQRRDSYSPELSHYDLSDRQISEGSQPTYLSDEPYEEPAMPGG, encoded by the exons atggatgactCTGAACCTGCATTTGACCAAGTAATCCCTGGAAATGAAGACATGCTAGGTGCTGAGGAACAGAATTGCAATGAGATGTGCCAACCAGAGAGTGAAACATCTTTTAGGAAACAATCCCGCAGCAGCAGCCCTCACATCCTAGGCCAGGAACAGGCTATTAGTTTACTTGAAGAGACAGAGCAACCTGTTGTGCAAGACTCCAGATATGAGAAACTGGAATCTCGGCGTAGCAGTCAGCAGTCCATTCAGAATCCGCAGAGCAGAAAATCTTCCCAAGGTAAGGCCTTAGACAAAACTGAATTAATGGATGAACGGTGTTGGATCAGCGAAAAAACAGGCATAAAAATGATATCTGGCAGTCAGCAAACTAGTTTTGTTTGGGGCCCAGAAACACTTGAAGAAATTCTGCGTCCTTTTCATGAGGCTGCAATAAGCAGGGCTGCTTACGCAAATACAAAAGTAGAACCACCTGTAGCTCAAGACTCTCACCACAGTATTCAACAACCAGAGGGGCAAGAATCAAGGCGGGCTAGTCAACTACCTATAGCAAACGAGTCTCGCCGCAGTATTCCACAAGTGGCAGAGAGAAAGGAATCAATAAAAGGTAGGCAACAGAATGCAGTACATGAATCTCGCTGCAGCATTCAGCAGCCAGAGGGAAAGGAATCAAGGCAAACTAGTCAACAGGCTTTAGCAGAAGAATCTTATTACATTACTCAACAGCCAAAAGAGCAGGAGTCCAAGACTGGCAACCAGCTGCCAAAAAGACAAGGGTCCTACCAAATGCCAGAAGATAAAAGAATAAAGAGACTGAAAAAAATGCACAGAAATATAACTGACCAGGCACAGCAGACAGATAGTGCAGAATCTCTGAAAAGAGAACTGTTTGAAAAGAGTCTACAGACAGATAGCCATGGCAGTTCAGCAATTAGTGCAACAAGTGAATTGCAAGGTTCCCGCCATGGCAGCCGCCAGTCTAACTTGCAAAAAATTGATCAGGAGAGTTTTCCAGTTCAGTTACAAGATCCCTCTTCGGGCAACCAGCCCTCTGAAGCACCTGGGATTTACCATGGCCGCCTCCCACACGAACTTTCCTCCAATGGCACCAAGCAATTTGATGTTCAAGATCTCCACCGTGGCAGTCTTCCAGCTCATTTACAACATGAGGTACAAGAATTCCGCCGGTGTAGCCTCCCTCTGGAATTGCAAGATTCCCTCCGCAATACGAAGCAGGCTGAAATTCAAGAGTTCCGTTATAGCAATATCCTCGCTGCAGTGGAAGATCTTGGGGAAACTCCTCTGGAGGCTGAGGAAGAGAATTTTCAGAGCAGTCCCCCACTTGAATTGGAAGTATGCCACCAACCTAATCAACAGGATATTGAGCAGGACTCCCAGCAGGACAACCAAAAGCCCCAAGAGACAGAATGCAAGGTGGATCGTGAAACTGAGACCGAGGGGCCCATTTCTTTGGATAGTAAGACAGCACCACTGAAGCAAAAGGCCTCATTTGCTCAGCAAACATATAGTATCATTTCAATTGAGGAATCTACCTGGCTAAACAGAAGATCTGGCAAATTAATAAGAAACCTCAGTCAGCAGACTGATTGCAGTTGGCTCCAGGctaatagagagagagaaaagaagcttgGTGATCAAGAAATGATGACAAGTTGTGAAACTGGGGTTCAAAAATCAACCTGCCCCAAGTCTGAAAAAGAAGTACAAGCACCTGCCTGGAAGGATATTGAGAAGCCTATGGAGGATGACCCCTGGCTGGTCAGAAAACAGTCTGCTGTGCCTCAGAAAGACAGTGAAGTGTTAATGGGACTCAAATCTCGAAGAGGCAGTGAAATGCCAGAGTACTTGAGGAGCACTGGACAGCCCAGCATGCCTGAGAATTGGAGGGACTCTGCTGCTCTAGAAATCCCAAAGGACAGTGAACAGCCCGAGTTCACTGGATCTGAGAAGGCAGGTGATCTGTCCGCTGTGCCTGAGTTGCTGCAGAGCAGTAAACAGCTCTTCATGCTTGACTCACAGAGAGGTAGGCAACAGTCCCTTGTGCTGGAATCCAAGCTGGATAGTGACCAGCCTGCTGTGCCCGAGTCCTGGATGGGCAGTGAAGAGCCTGTTGAGCGTGAGAAACACAGCCAACCACCTACTGCACCAGTGTCCCGGAGAGGAAGTGAGAAGCCTGGTGAGCCTGAGTCCCGGAAACCCAGTGAACTCCGTACCCTGCCTGAGTCACAGAAAGACAGCCAACCACCTactgcagcagtgtcccagagAGGAAGTGAGCAGCCCTTTGTGCCTGAATCCGGGAAGCAAAGTGAACACCGCACCCTGCCTGAGTCTCAGAAAGACAGCCAACCACCTactgcagcagtgtcccggaggggaAGTGAGCAGTCCGTTGTGCCTGAATCCCGGAAGCAAAGTGAACTCCGGACCCTGCCTGAGTCTCAGAAAGACAGCCAACCACCTACTGCAGCAGTGTCCTGGAGGGGAAGTGAGCAGCCTGTTGTGCCtgagtcccggaagcaaagtgaACACCGCACCCTGCCTGAGTCTCAGAAAGACAGCCAACCACCTactgcagcagtgtcccggaggggaAGTGAGCAGCCCTTTGTGCCtgagtcccggaagcaaagtgaACTCCACACCCTGCCTGAGTCTCAGAAAGACAGCCAACCACCTactgcagcagtgtcccggagagGAAGTGAGCAGCCCTTTGTGCCtgagtcccggaagcaaagtgaACTCCGCACCCTGCCTGAGTCTCTGAAAGACAGCCAGCCGCCTactgcagcagtgtcccggaggggaAGTGAGCAGCCTGTTGTGCCtgagtcccggaagcaaagtgaACACCGCACCCTGCCTGAGTCTCAGAAAGACAGCCAGCCACCTactgcagcagtgtcccggaggggaAGTGAGCAGTCCGTTGTGCCTGAATCCCGGAAGCAAAGTGAACTCCGGACCCTGCCTGAGTCTCAGAAAGACAGCCAGCCACCTactgcagcagtgtcccggaggggaAGTGAGCAGCCTGTTGTGCCtgagtcccggaagcaaagtgaACACCGCACCCTGCCTGAGTCTCAGAAAGACAGCCAACCACCTactgcagcagtgtcccggagagGAAGTGAGCAGTCTGGTGTGCCTGAGTCCCGGAAGCAAAGCGAACACCGCACCCTGCCTGAGTCTCAGAAAGACAGCCAACCACCTactgcagcagtgtcccggaagggAAGTGAGCAGCCTGTTGTGCCtgagtcccggaagcaaagtgaACTCCGGACCCTGCCTGAGTCCCAGAAAGACAGTCAGCCACCTactgcagcagtgtcccggagagGAAGTGATCAGCCTGGTGTGCCTGAATCCCGGAAACCCAGTGAACTCCGGACCCTGCCTGAGTCCCAGAAAGACAGCCAACCACCTactgcagcagtgtcccggaggggaAGTGAGCAGCCTGGTGTGCCtgagtcccggaagcaaagtgaACTCCGCACCCTGCCAGAATCTCAGAAAGATAGCCAACCACCTactgcagcagtgtcccggaggggaAGTGAGCAGCCTGGTGTGCCTGAATCCCGGAAACCCAGTGAACTCCGTACCCTGCCTGAGCCCCAGAAAGACAGCCAACCACCTactgcagcagtgtcccggaggggaAGTGACCAGCCTGCTGTGCCCGAGTCCTGGATGGGCAGTGAAGAGCCTGTTATGCCTGAGCCCCAGAAAGACAGCCAACCAACCACTGCGGCAGTGTCCCGGAGGGGAAGTGATCAGCCTGGTGTGCCTGAATCCCGGAAACCCAGTGAACTCCGGACCCTGCCTGAGCCCCAGAAAGACAGCCAACCACCTactgcagcagtgtcccggaggggaAGTGAGCAGCCTGGTGTGCCTGAATCCCGGAAACCCAGTGAACTCCGTACCCTGCCTGAGCCCCAGAAAGACAGCCAACCACCTactgcagcagtgtcccggaggggaAGTGAGCAGCCCTTTGTGCCtgagtcccggaagcaaagtgaACTCCACACCCTGCCTGAGTCTCAGAAAGACAGCCAACCACCTactgcagcagtgtcccggaggggaAGTGAGCAGCCCTTTGTGCCtgagtcccggaagcaaagtgaACTCCACACCCTGCCTGAGTCTCAGAAAGACAGCCAACCACCTactgcagcagtgtcccggagagGAAGTGAGCAGCCCTTTGTGCCtgagtcccggaagcaaagtgaACTCCGCACCCTGCCTGAGTCTCAGAAAGACAGCCAGCCACCTactgcagcagtgtcccggaggggaAGTGAGCAGCCCGTTGTGCCAGAATCCCAAAGTGACAAATCACTTGGGACCGGAGCCAAGTTGGGTGCTGAAAAAGAGTCTGAAGTGCCAAGTGCTGCTGCAAGTGAGACAAGTCAAACAAAACGGAAAACTTCTTTTTCTGCAAAGGCTCAACAAACATATAGTATTATTTCCCTTGAGATAAATACTTGGATTAACAGAAAAACTGGCACATTAATGTCTTGTAGCAGTCAACAAACTGAGGGAAGCTGGCTTCAGGATTATATAGCAAAAAAACTAAGGCGTGCATCTAAAGGAAGTATGGATAGGAGTGCTGCACCTGAACCAAGTAAGCCTGGATCTGAGAGTGATGGAAAAGATGAAGTAGAGCAGGAGCTCACCTGTAAGAAAGAATTTCCGACTGAGAATAAGGGGGCAACAGCAGTGCTAATTGCAGCCCAAACCCTAATGTCTcctgaagaaggagaagaagaactgTTGCACCTTGAAAACAAACTTGCAGTGAGGAGCCAACAGAATGAGATGCCACCATCCCAGGGAGAGTGCATACAGGAGGATATGCCACAGTTCCAATGGGACAGCCAAAAGAGGGCGGTTCCAGAGCCAGATATGGTAGAGTCCCGGCGGGGCAGCCAGCAGGCGGTGGTGCAAGAATCCCGGCGGGGCAGCCAGCAGGCGGAGGTGCAGGAATCCAGGCGGGGCAGCCAGCAGGCGGAGGTGCAGGAATCCAGGCGGGGCAGCCAGCAGGCAGTGGTGCAGGAGTCCCGGCGGGGCAGCCAGCAGGCGGAGGTGCAGGAGTCCCGGCGGGGCAGCCAGAAGGCGGAGGTGCAGGAATCCAGGCGGGGCAGCCAGCAGGCAGTGGTGCAAGAGTCCCGGCGGGGCAGCCAGCAGGTGGAGGTGCAGGAGTCCCGGCGGGGCAGCCAGAAGGCGGAGGTGCAGACAGAGGTGCAAGAGTCCCGGTGGGGCAGCCAGCAGGCAGTGGTGCAAGAGTCCCGGCGGGGCAGCCAGCAGGCAGAGGTGCAAGAATCCCGACGGGGCAGCCAGCAGGCAGTGGTGCAAGAGTCCCGGCGGGGCAGCCAGCAGGCAGAGGTGCAAGAATCCCGACGGGGCAGCCAGCAGGCAGTGGTGCAAGAATCCAGACGGGGCAGCCAACAGGCGGAGGTACAGGCGGAGGTGCAGGAGTCCCGGCGAGGAAGCCAGCAG GCGGAGGTGCAGGAGTCCCAATGGGGCAGCCAGCAGGTGGAGGTGAAAGAATCCCGACGAGGCAGTCAAAAGGAAGTCGTACAAGAGTCCCGACGGGGCAGCCAGCAGTCGGAGGTGCAGACGGAGAAGCAGGAGTCCTGGTGGGGCAGCCAGCAGGCAGTGGTGCAAGAGTCTCGGCAGGGCAGCCAACAGGCGGTGGTTCAGGAGTCCCGACGGGGCAGCCAGCAGGCGGAGGTGCAAGAGTCCCGGCGGGGCAGCCAGCAGGCAGCGGTGCAAGAATCTAGACGGGGCAGCCAGCAGGCAGAGGTGCAGACGGAGGTGCAGGAGCTCCGGCGGGGCAGCCAGCAGGCAGTGGTGCAAGAGTCCCGGCGGGGCAGCCAGCAGGCAGCGGTGCAAGAATCTAGACGGGGCAGCCAGCAGGCAGAGGTGCAGACGGAGGTGCAGGAGCTCCGGCGGGGCAGCCAGCAGGCAGTGGTGCAAGAATCCCGGCGGGGCAGCCAGCAGGCACCGGTGCAAGAATCCCGACGGGGCAGCCAGCAGGCACCGGTGCAAGAATCTAGACGGGGCAGCCAGCAGGCTGAGGTGCAGACGGAGGTGCAGGAGTCCCGGCGGGGCAGCCAGCAGGCACCGGTGCAAGAATCCCGACGGGGCAGCCAGCAGGCACCGGTGCAAGAATCTAGACGGGGCAGCCAGCAGGCTGAGGTGCAGACGGAGGTGCAGGAGTCCCGGCGGGGCAGCCAGCAGGCAGTGGTGCAAGAATCCGGACGGGGCAGCCAGCAGGCAGTGGTGCAAGAATCTAGACGGGGCAGCCAGCAGGCAGAGGTGCAGACGGAGGTGCAGGAATCCCGGTGGGGCAGCCAGCAGGCAGTGGTGCAAGAATCCCGACGGGGCAGCCAGCAGGCGGTGGTGCAAGAATCTAGACGGGGCAGCTGGCAGGCAGAGGTGCAGACGGAGGTGCAGGAGTCCCGGCGGGGCAGCCAGCAGGCAGTGGTTCAGGAGTCCCGGCGGGGCAGCCAGCAGGCGGTGGTTCAGGAGTCCCGACGGGGCAGCCAGCAGGCGGAGGTGCAAGAATCCCGGCGGGGCAGCCAGCAGGCGGAGGTGCAGGAGTCCCGGCGGGGCAGCCAGCAGATGGAGGTGCAAGGTTCCCGACGTGGAAGCCAGCCGGCAGGGGTGCCACAGTCTAGACAGGGAAGCCTGCAGGGCAAAGAGCTGAAGATGGAGAAGGAATACAAAACCCAGCAGGTTTTGGGTGATGCATTTCATTTTAGTAACACCATATGGAATACGTTAGGAAATCCAACCCAGCAGCCTGATGAGTCTGCAAGCAAAGGAACACTTGGGAGCTTATCGTCATACACAGAAGGTGAAGATGCAGCTCAGCAGACATATAGCATAATTTCTCTAGAAGATGGAATCTGGCTGAACAGAAAAACTGGTAAGTTCCTGTTCAGTCATGGTCAGCAGACAAACAAAAGTTCACTTGGTGGTGTTAATGGAGGAGCTGTGGAAGATGGCAGAGATACAGTTGGAAGTAGAAAAACAATGAAATCTGTAGGACAATCTGGCGAAAACTCCTGCTGTAGCAGTGTACAATCTGAAAGTTGTTCATCAAGCATGAGCATTGTACAACCTTGGGAAGAACTGCAGGATCCTTATGAGAAAGTGATAAGCAACCACCAGAGCGCAACTACGCTGCTGAGCATAGATACATATGTTGATCTGGAGCATGAATCAAAGGTGACTTACAATGTTGTTTCTGCGCCAGAAGGAAGCTGGATCAATATTAGAACTGGCAGGCTGGTGGTATCTCATACTCAGCAGACAGACGAGTCTTCCTTTCAAAAGCCTGGAACAGATAGTCAAGCAGCCCAGAGGCGAGATAGCTATTCGCCTGAGCTGAGCCATTATGACCTGAGTGATAGGCAGATCAGTGAAGGTTCACAGCCAACCTACCTCAGTGATGAACCATATGAGGAACCTGCAATGCCTGGTGGATAG